One part of the Candidatus Hydrogenedentota bacterium genome encodes these proteins:
- a CDS encoding radical SAM protein: MSTEIAPAEQTLSEEKHSSNGNGQKKQYKKTKKRVLTKRAVMWLGQTCNLRCYFCYFLNRIDNAHHPEHPFMEYEKAKAMCTILREFYGCTSIDIQGGEPTIYPHILDLIAHCRKIGLIPTLITNGLHLAKPGNLEKFRDAGIRDFLCSLHGIGDIHDEVVCKKGAYEKITTAIGRMKELGIPFRFNCTMSKPVVPILPQIAQKAIDYGANAVNYLAFNPFEDQETGIRTHDNVARYSDIKPHLTQAMDMLEAAGIECNVRYLPLCVAEKRHRKNFYNFQQLSYDHHEWDYQSWMWTGQQPQRMKEGGLVPAFRMGPKDRRIMLSAHAVRDWAARRPVIARIGFGGQHVLARIEQAVRGKEAMYREEAIIRAKHDAGYQYHSGCEQCAARNICDGFHGDYANLFGMDEATPITDMERIDDPTYFIKDQEKIVEAEDEAWAL, translated from the coding sequence ATGTCGACGGAAATTGCGCCTGCGGAGCAGACCTTGTCCGAGGAGAAGCATTCCTCAAACGGTAATGGCCAGAAGAAGCAGTACAAGAAGACCAAGAAGCGGGTCTTAACGAAGCGCGCGGTCATGTGGCTCGGCCAAACCTGTAACCTGCGGTGCTATTTCTGCTATTTCCTCAACCGCATCGACAATGCCCACCATCCCGAGCATCCGTTCATGGAATACGAGAAGGCGAAAGCCATGTGCACCATCCTCAGGGAGTTCTACGGGTGCACGTCCATCGATATCCAGGGCGGCGAGCCGACCATCTATCCGCATATCCTCGACCTGATCGCGCACTGCCGCAAGATCGGCCTCATTCCGACACTTATCACGAACGGGTTGCATCTCGCGAAACCCGGAAATCTCGAGAAGTTCCGGGATGCGGGCATTCGCGATTTTTTGTGCAGTCTCCACGGCATCGGCGACATCCACGACGAAGTCGTCTGCAAGAAGGGTGCATACGAGAAGATTACGACGGCCATCGGCCGCATGAAGGAACTGGGGATACCGTTTCGCTTCAACTGCACGATGTCCAAACCCGTCGTACCTATTCTTCCGCAGATTGCCCAAAAGGCTATCGATTATGGCGCGAACGCGGTCAACTACCTTGCGTTCAATCCGTTTGAAGATCAGGAGACCGGTATCCGTACACACGACAACGTGGCCCGGTACTCGGACATCAAACCGCATTTGACCCAAGCCATGGACATGCTGGAAGCGGCAGGTATCGAGTGCAACGTGCGTTATCTACCTTTGTGCGTGGCTGAGAAGCGCCACCGCAAAAACTTCTACAACTTTCAGCAGCTTTCGTACGATCACCACGAGTGGGACTATCAAAGCTGGATGTGGACTGGCCAACAGCCTCAGCGCATGAAAGAAGGCGGGCTCGTTCCTGCGTTCCGCATGGGCCCCAAGGATCGTCGCATCATGCTCTCCGCCCATGCGGTGCGGGATTGGGCCGCGCGACGTCCGGTCATCGCGCGAATCGGCTTCGGCGGACAGCATGTCTTGGCGCGCATTGAACAAGCGGTCCGAGGCAAAGAAGCGATGTACCGTGAAGAGGCGATCATCCGCGCGAAACACGATGCGGGGTATCAGTACCACTCCGGATGCGAGCAGTGCGCGGCGCGCAACATCTGCGACGGTTTCCACGGCGACTACGCGAACCTCTTCGGGATGGATGAGGCAACTCCCATCACGGACATGGAGCGCATTGACGATCCTACGTACTTCATCAAGGACCAGGAGAAGATCGTCGAAGCCGAGGACGAAGCCTGGGCGTTGTAG